One Miscanthus floridulus cultivar M001 chromosome 11, ASM1932011v1, whole genome shotgun sequence DNA window includes the following coding sequences:
- the LOC136492792 gene encoding ASI1-immunoprecipitated protein 1-like, translated as METSKEQASKDYADFEEKVKRTIYIDQLSPQVKESAIKAALAQCANVVSVEFIVNYTIPYEIPCAALVELNDDVQAKAAVDLMNDFPFIIGGMPRPVKATHAKPEMFHDRPPCPGLKKDFCWVKQGDKDYEAMQKLKNLAKRQESENMALIKKLLEEEKELANRQQELLDGNCKKYDMLETLVQNGTMKNLAQRYGINLDN; from the exons ATGGAGACTTCCAAAGAGCAGGCTTCCAAGGACTATGCTGATTTCGAGGAGAAAGTTAAGAGGACGATATATATTGACCAGCTTTCTCCTCAAGTAAAGGAATCGGCCATCAAAGCTGCTCTTGCACAGTGTGCAAATGTTGTCAGTGTGGAGTTCATCGTCAACTACACAATCCCATATGAAATCCCTTGTGCCGCATTGGTGGAATTGAATGATGATGTGCAGGCTAAGGCTGCTGTAGACTTGATGAATGATTTCCCATTCATAATTGGTGGAATGCCAAGGCCTGTAAAAGCTACACATGCCAAGCCTGAGATGTTTCACGATCGCCCTCCTTGCCCTGGCCTTAAAAAAGATTTCTGTTGGGTAAAACAAGGAGATAAGGACTATGAAGCGATGCAGAAATTGAAAAACCTTGCAAAGAGGCAGGAATCTGAGAACATGGCTCTGATAAAG AAACTGTTGGAAGAGGAGAAGGAACTAGCGAATCGGCAGCAGGAGTTACTCGATGGAAACTGCAAGAAGTACGACATGCTGGAAACTCTGGTGCAAAACGGAACCATGAAGAACCTTGCTCAACGCTACGGAATAAACTTGGACAACTGA
- the LOC136492791 gene encoding uncharacterized protein has product MPHAKTDSEVTSLAPSSPPRSPPRTRGAVYYVQSPSRDSHDGETKTATSVHSTPALSPMASPRHSHSSVGRDSSSSRFSGHHKRKADKGHGSSNKGAPGGKGWQEIGVIEEEGFLDDEEEHTRIVPRKCYYFLVFVLGFVALFSFFALVLWGASRSQKPHIVMKSIRFDNFIIQAGTDASLVPTDMATTNSTVKFTYRNKGTFFGIHVTADPFQLSYSQLTLASGDLNKFYQARSSSRTVSVAVVGNKVPLYGGGPTLTAAPGAGGKGAQASTTVASVPMVLRTTLHSRAYVLGALVKPKFTLAVECRVLMNPSKQNKPISLEKACHYS; this is encoded by the exons ATGCCGCACGCCAAGACGGACTCGGAGGTGACGAGCCTggcgccgtcgtcgccgccgcggtCGCCGCCACGGACCCGCGGGGCCGTGTACTACGTGCAGAGCCCGTCCCGAGACTCGCACGACGGCGAGACGAAGACAGCGACGTCCGTGCACTCCACCCCCGCGCTGAGCCCCATGGCGTCGCCGCGGCACTCGCACTCGTCCGTGGGCAGGGACTCCTCCTCCAGCCGCTTCTCGGGGCACCACAAGCGCAAGGCCGACAAGGGACACGGCAGCAGCAACAAGGGCGCGCCGGGCGGCAAGGGGTGGCAGGAGATCGGCGTGATCGAGGAGGAGGGCTTCCTGGACGACGAGGAGGAGCACACCCGGATCGTGCCCCGCAAGTGCTACTACTTCCTCGTCTTCGTGCTCGGCTTCGTGGCGCTCTTCTCCTTCTTCGCGCTCGTGCTGTGGGGCGCCAGCAGGTCGCAGAAGCCGCACATCGTGATGAAGAGCATCCGCTTCGACAACTTCATCATCCAGGCCGGCACCGACGcgtcgctcgtgcccaccgacaTGGCCACCACCAACTCCACCGTCAAGTTCACCTACCGCAACAAGGGCACCTTCTTCGGGATCCACGTCACCGCCGACCCGTTCCAGCTCTCCTACAGCCAGCTCACGCTCGCGTCCGGAGAC CTGAACAAGTTCTACCAggctcgcagcagcagccgcaccGTGAGCGTCGCCGTGGTCGGGAACAAGGTGCCGCTGTACGGCGGTGGGCCGACGCTGACGGCAGCGCCGGGGGCCGGCGGCAAGGGGGCGCAGGCGAGCACCACGGTGGCGTCGGTGCCCATGGTGCTGAGGACGACGCTGCACTCGCGGGCCTACGTGCTGGGCGCGCTGGTGAAGCCCAAGTTCACGCTCGCCGTCGAGTGCAGGGTGCTCATGAACCCCAGCAAGCAGAACAAGCCAATCTCGCTCGAGAAGGCCTGCCACTACTCATAA
- the LOC136492785 gene encoding probable receptor-like protein kinase At1g49730 — MPALLPFRRRSSPIPLLLLLSLFASSPLFLSPSPAATAVGDCPLDFSWANFTLAAAACSDPTQRAACCRYINAFVAISIARYANATGRLGVPPAFAEICLGSVSETFKLRGIPTDADVFCGLGPKIRVSYQCAGRDTVLEMMQSPNFNDVIGSCRGPLSLDITCKTCLNYGIVYLHRLIGSDDNVGLSVCRNAVFVTLATQEGILSYEDIVKCFFGVQGITTFPGPASVTSTPASSPNVTVDSPAPNIKSLPQKHQQHYRITVIPGIGIGVILLAVLLQIFLVVLIRRKSRELKNAEFPARNLDNTFHHNQSWRCPDGQSPMFQRYSYKETMKATDNFSTVIGKGGFGTVCKAQFNDGSIAAVKRMDKVSKQAEEEFCREMELLARLHHRHLVTLKGFCIEKKERFLVYEYMANGSLKDHLHSSGRKPLSWQTRLQIAMDMANALEYLHFFCNPPLCHRDIKSSNILLDEHFVAKVADFGLAHASRTGAISFEAVNTDIRGTPGYMDPEYVVTQELTEKSDIYSYGVLLLELVTGRRAIQDNKNLVEWAQMHLLSGVISPEIVDPRIRAAVDMDQLHLVVGIVQWCTQREGQQRPSIRQVLRMLSERLDPGNGSFGEGMEDAEGGFYPRSSKCGTHHRNELVPYSCDMRSLHSSSSTTRSYCSRSMLLESGQTQSPPETL, encoded by the exons ATGCCGGCGCTGCTGCCCTTCCGCCGCCGGTCCTCCCCCATTCCCTTGCTACTGCTCTTATCGCTCTTCGCCTCctcccctctcttcctctccccgaGCCCCGCAGCAACCGCCGTCGGAG ATTGCCCTCTGGATTTTAGCTGGGCAAACTTCACACTAGCTGCGGCCGCCTGCTCTGATCCGACCCAGCGGGCGGCGTGCTGCCGCTACATCAATGCGTTCGTTGCCATTTCCATTGCTCGCTACGCCAACGCCACGGGCAGGCTGGGGGTCCCTCCTGCCTTTGCTGAGATCTGTCTCGGCTCCGTGTCCGAGACGTTCAAGCTGCGGGGCATCCCCACCGATGCCGATGTCTTCTGCGGGCTGGGACCCAAGATACGGGTTTCGTATCAGTGCGCTGGGCGGGATACCGTGCTGGAGATGATGCAGTCCCCAAACTTCAACGACGTTATCGGGAGCTGCAGGGGCCCTTTGTCGCTGGATATCACCTGTAAGACTTGCTTGAATTATGGCATCGTGTACCTCCATCGCCTCATCGGTTCAGACGATAATGTTGGCCTGAGCGTGTGCCGCAACGCGGTTTTTGTAACGCTTGCGACTCAAGAGGGTATTCTTTCATACGAAGATATCGTCAAGTGCTTCTTTGGTGTCCAGGGAATCACCACATTTCCAG GACCAGCATCTGTCACATCTACCCCAGCATCCTCTCCAAATGTCACTGTTGATTCTCCGGCTCCAAATATCAAGAGTCTTCCACAGAAACATCAGCAACACTACAGGATTACAGTTATTCCAGGGATAGGAATTGGTGTTATATTGCTTGCTGTGCTGCTGCAAATCTTCTTAGTGGTCCTGATTCGTAGAAAGAGCAGGGAATTGAAGAATGCTGAATTTCCTGCTCGGAATCTAGATAACACATTTCACCACAATCAATCCTGGAGATGCCCCGATG GCCAATCACCAATGTTCCAAAGGTACAGCTACAAAGAAACAATGAAAGCAACGGATAATTTCAGCACAGTTATTGGAAAGGGAGGATTTGGAACTGTCTGTAAAGCTCAATTCAATGATGGCTCTATAGCTGCGGTGAAAAGGATGGACAAGGTTTCAAAACAAGCTGAAGAAGAGTTCTGTAGAGAAATGGAACTCTTGGCTAGGTTGCATCATCGCCATCTCGTGACCCTCAAGGGCTTCTGTATTGAAAAGAAAGAAAG GTTTcttgtgtatgaatacatggcgAACGGAAGTCTAAAAGATCACCTGCACT CATCTGGAAGGAAGCCGTTAAGCTGGCAGACAAGGCTACAGATTGCAATGGACATGGCCAATGCTCTG GAGTATCTTCATTTCTTTTGTAACCCTCCACTCTGCCATAGAGACATCAAATCGAGCAATATTCTTTTGGATGAGCATTTTGTTGCAAAG GTTGCTGATTTTGGCCTTGCACATGCATCAAGAACTGGAGCGATCAGCTTTGAAGCTGTGAACACGGATATACGAGGAACCCCAG GGTACATGGACCCTGAATATGTGGTTACTCAAGAGTTGACAGAGAAGAGTGATATATACAGCTACGGCGTGCTTCTTTTGGAGCTTGTGACTGGACGGAGAGCAATACAAGACAACAAGAACTTGGTTGAGTGGGCACAGATGCACCTTTTGTCTGGAGTGATCTCTCCTGAAATTGTAGACCCAAGGATCAGGGCTGCTGTTGACATGGACCAGCTGCATCTCGTGGTCGGCATTGTGCAATGGTGCACCCAGAGAGAAGGGCAGCAGAGGCCATCCATCAGGCAGGTTTTGAGGATGCTCTCAGAGAGGCTGGATCCGGGGAACGGCAGCTTTGGTGAGGGCATGGAAGACGCAGAGGGGGGCTTTTATCCCAGGAGCAGCAAGTGTGGCACCCATCACCGGAACGAGCTGGTCCCTTACAGCTGTGACATGAGGTCCCTGCATTCCTCATCGAGCACGACCAGGTCTTACTGCAGCCGCAGCATGCTGCTTGAGAGTGGGCAGACTCAATCTCCCCCAGAAACCCTGTGA
- the LOC136494461 gene encoding PI-PLC X domain-containing protein At5g67130-like → MAVATVRRRRCFLLVLGTAIAIAASLFGAASGAALVGDSCKASSTSDGGGCGKGLRCTTCVPPPGTGPAACARSTPIDPKTHGTGLPFNRYSWLTTHNSFAVVGTKSPLGSAIISPPNQEDSVSEQLKNGVRGLMLDAYDFNDAVWFCHSFHGRCLPFTAYVPALSVLTEVRVFLEANPSEVVTVFLEDYAAPGSLSNAFNAAGLSKYWFPESLMPSPSKGGGGDWPLLKDMIADNHRLIVFTSKKGKQGTEGLAYEWDYVVETQYGSEGMSDGGCPKRSESRPMDSKAQSLVLLNFFTSNPSQSWACSNNSAPLISRLNACYQASANRWPNYIAVDFYMRSNGGGAPLATDVANGRLQCGRDSITYCKPSSAPAPASASSPSPAPAPDFAAAASPSSPGPAPGPANSYYSTTG, encoded by the exons ATGGCCGTGGCCACGGTCCGGCGGCGGCGTTGCTTCCTCCTTGTGCTGGGAACGGCCATTGCCATTGCCGCCTCGTTATTCGGCGCGGCGTCCGGCGCCGCGCTGGTGGGCGATTCGTGCAAGGCGTCGTCCACCTCggacggcggcggctgcggcaaGGGGCTGCGCTGCACCACCTGCGTGCCACCGCCGGGGACGGGACCCGCCGCGTGCGCGCGGAGCACGCCCATCGACCCCAAGACGCAC GGCACGGGTCTCCCCTTCAACAGGTACTCGTGGCTGACGACGCACAACTCGTTCGCGGTGGTGGGCACCAAGTCGCCGCTGGGGTCCGCCATCATCTCGCCGCCCAACCAGGAGGACTCGGTGAGCGAGCAGCTCAAGAACGGCGTGCGGGGCCTCATGCTGGACGCCTACGACTTCAACGACGCCGTCTGGTTCTGCCACTCCTTCCACGGGCGGTGCCTGCCATTCACCGCCTACGTGCCCGCGCTGAGCGTCCTCACGGAGGTCCGGGTGTTCCTCGAGGCCAACCCGTCCGAGGTGGTCACCGTGTTTCTGGAGGACTACGCCGCGCCGGGGTCCCTCAGCAACGCCTTCAACGCCGCCGGACTGTCCAAGTACTGGTTCCCCGAGTCCCTGATGCCCAGCCCCAGCAAGGGCGGCGGTGGTGACTGGCCGCTGCTCAAGGACATGATCGCCGACAACCACCGACTCATCGTGTTCACGTCCAAGAAAGGGAAGCAGGGGACGGAGGGCCTCGCGTACGAGTGGGACTACGTCGTGGAAACCCAAT ATGGGAGCGAGGGCATGTCGGATGGCGGGTGCCCGAAGCGGTCCGAGTCTCGGCCCATGGACTCCAAGGCCCAGTCGCTGGTGCTGCTCAACTTCTTCACCAGCAACCCGAGCCAGAGCTGGGCCTGCAGCAACAACTCCGCGCCGCTCATCAGCAGGCTCAACGCCTGCTACCAGGCATCCGCCAACCGATGGCCCAACTACATCGCCGTCGATTTCTACATG aggagcaacggcggcggcgctcccctGGCCACCGACGTCGCCAACGGCCGCCTCCAGTGTGGCCGCGACAGCATCACCTACTGCAAGCCGTCTTCTGCTCCGGCACCCGCATCGGCTTCTTCACCGTCTCCTGCCCCGGCACCGGATTTTGCAGCCGCCGCTTCTCCGTCGTCTCCTGGGCCGGCACCTGGGCCTGCTAATagctactactctactactgGTTAA
- the LOC136492524 gene encoding predicted GPI-anchored protein 58, translating to MLSAPLRPPAHSVPTPAAATAPPPLHHASPARQRRPPARPRRPRSPAPASPARAARTRTRRRHPRSASPRAPTPASPRHRAPRPYISHPRAPPSPGAPPPSARAATVGTRGRPPLYAPAPRSPVLPWSCRRLGRRRKQQ from the coding sequence aTGCTATCTGCTCCCTTGCGCCCGCCCGCCCACTCGGTCCCGacgcccgccgccgccacggcgccgccgccgctccaccacgcATCCCCGGCCCGccagcgccgcccgcccgcccgcccacgccgcCCTCGCTCGCCCGCGCCGGCGTCGCCCGCCCGCGCAGCTCGCACACGcacgcgccgccgccacccccgaTCCGCCTCACCGCGCGCGCCCACACCGGCGAGCCCCCGCCACCGTGCTCCTCGCCCCTACATCTCCCACCCCCGAGCACCCCCCAGCCcgggcgcgccgccgccgtccgcgcgtGCTGCCACCGTCGGCACGCGCGGCCGTCCTCCCCTGTACGCGCCTGCCCCGCGCTCCCCCGTGCTCCCCTGGTCTTGCCGCCGGCTTggaaggaggaggaagcagcagtaa